One part of the Prunus persica cultivar Lovell chromosome G5, Prunus_persica_NCBIv2, whole genome shotgun sequence genome encodes these proteins:
- the LOC18777286 gene encoding E3 ubiquitin-protein ligase SINAT3 — translation MEDVGVVECLTTCDGIYEGDSNHSRRRHHHHHHPFLASAMSHNKALSPATSVHELLQCPVCTNFMFPPIHQCLNGHTLCSVCKLRVNNRCPTCREELGDIRCLALEKVAESLELPCKYCSLGCMEIFPYDNKLKHEAQCNFRPYNCPYPGSECSVVGDIPFLVGHLREDHKVDMHIGSTFNHLYVKSNPREVDNAARMLMVFNCYSQYFCLHFEAFLLGMAPVYIAFLRFMGDAVEARKFGYRLEVGAYGRKLIWEGTPRSIRDSDQKVRDSHDGLIIQRNMALFFSGGDRKQLKLRVAGRIWKENST, via the exons ATGGAGGATGTTGGTGTTGTTGAATGTTTGACAACATGTGATGGGATCTACGAGGGAGACTCTAACCACAGCCGCCGTcgccatcaccatcaccaccatccTTTCTTGGCCTCAGCCATGTCTCACAACAAAGCTCTGTCTCCGGCCACAAGTGTCCATGAACTTCTCCAATGCCCCGTCTGCACAAACTTTATGTTCCCACCAATCCACCAG TGCCTAAATGGGCACACTCTGTGCTCCGTCTGCAAATTGAGGGTGAACAACCGGTGCCCGACTTGTAGAGAAGAACTTGGAGACATCAGATGTCTGGCATTGGAGAAGGTAGCAGAGTCACTAGAACTTCCTTGTAAGTATTGTTCTTTGGGCTGCATGGAGATCTTCCCTTACGACAACAAACTTAAACATGAGGCTCAGTGTAACTTTAGACCATATAATTGCCCATATCCTGGATCTGAGTGCTCAGTAGTTGGGGATATTCCATTTTTGGTTGGCCATCTACGAGAAGATCACAAGGTTGACATGCACATTGGATCAACCTTCAATCATCTCTATGTTAAGTCGAATCCCCGTGAGGTAGACAATGCAGCAAGGATGCTTATG GTTTTTAACTGTTACAGCCAGTACTTCTGCCTGCACTTTGAAGCCTTCCTACTTGGCATGGCTCCGGTTTACATTGCATTCCTTCGTTTCATGGGTGATGCCGTTGAGGCACGAAAATTTGGTTACAGACTGGAGGTGGGCGCATATGGCAGGAAACTAATATGGGAAGGAACCCCTCGGAGCATACGTGATAGCGATCAGAAGGTTAGGGATAGCCATGATGGTCTCATAATCCAGCGTAACATGGCACTTTTTTTCTCTGGTGGAGACAGGAAGCAGCTCAAGCTCCGGGTTGCCGGAcggatttggaaagaaaacaGCACCTAG
- the LOC18777877 gene encoding probable inactive ATP-dependent zinc metalloprotease FTSHI 1, chloroplastic, translating into MTSMDILNSPRLHIPKPHTHFKSPNHSKRFNLIRKIQPQPPFPHRTLTFLCQSYSGPSSRSGDTSKAPQDDFVTRVLKENPSQIEPRYLVGDKFYTSKEKESLGKNSNVGFIELWAKRLKFSKAEPKKERTEGQNYSEVRDESVYLKDILREYKGKLYVPEQIFGTELPEEEEFERSLGELPTMSFEDFQKALKSDKVKLLTLKEVTGTSYGFTDFIVDLKEIPGQKSLHRTKWAMRLDEGEAQALLEEYTGPRYVIEGHATSLVGKLPRYPHPVASSISSRMMVELGMVTAVMAAAAVVVGGFLASAVFAVTSFVFVSTVYVAWPIAKPFIRLFLGLIFGILERVWDNLVDFFSDGGIFSKFSDFYTFGGVSSSIEMLKPITIVLLTMVLLVRFTLSRRPKNFRKWDLWQGIDFSRSKAEARVDGSTGVKFSDVAGIDEAVEELQELVRYLKNPELFDKMGIKPPHGVLLEGPPGCGKTLVAKAIAGEAGVPFYQMAGSEFVEVLVGVGSARIRDLFKRAKVNKPSVIFIDEIDALATRRQGIFKESSDHLYNAATQERETTLNQLLIELDGFDTGKGVIFLAATNRRDLLDPALLRPGRFDRKIKIRPPAAKGRLDILKIHASKVKMSESVDLSSYAQNLPGWTGAKLAQLVQEAALVAVRKGHESIRQSDLDDAVDRLTVGPKRVGIELGHQGQCRRSTTEVGVAITSHLLRQYENAEVECCDRISIIPRGQTLSQVVFHRLDDESYMFERRPQLLHRLQVLLGGRAAEEVIYGRDTSRASVDYLADASWLARKILTIWNLENPMVIHGEPPPWRKKVQFVGPRLDFEGSLYHDYDLIEPPVNFNLDDEVAKRTEELIHNMYDKTLSLLKRHHAALLKTVKVLLERKEISGEEIDFILNKYPPQTPLKLLFEEENPGSLKFIKQEQEQERELEYALLTQSKGETL; encoded by the exons ATGACTTCAATGGACATTCTCAATTCACCCAGGCTTCACATTCCCAAACCCCACACCCACTTCAAATCCCCAAATCACTCAAAGCGCTTCAATTTGATTCGAAAAATTCAACCACAGCCACCTTTCCCTCACCGGACACTCACCTTCCTTTGCCAGTCGTATTCGGGGCCCTCGTCACGGTCGGGTGACACTAGCAAAGCCCCCCAAGACGATTTTGTGACCAGGGTCTTGAAGGAGAACCCAAGCCAGATTGAACCCAGGTACTTAGTTGGTGACAAGTTTTACACttcgaaagaaaaagagagtttGGGCAAGAATTCCAATGTGGGTTTTATTGAACTCTGGGCaaagagattgaaattttcgAAGGCAGAACCGAAGAAAGAGAGGACTGAGGGTCAAAATTATAGTGAAGTGAGGGATGAATCTGTTTATTTGAAGGACATTTTGAGGGAGTATAAAGGAAAGCTCTATGTTCCAGAGCAGATTTTTGGGACTGAGTTGCCGGAGGAAGAGGAATTTGAGAGGAGTTTGGGGGAATTGCCCACAATGAGCTTTGAGGATTTTCAGAAAGCTTTGAAGAGTGATAAGGTTAAGTTGTTGACTTTAAAGGAAGTGACAGGGACTTCTTATGGGTTCACTGATTTCATTGTCGATTTGAAGGAGATCCCAGGCCAGAAGAGCTTGCATAGAACCAAAtg GGCAATGAGGCTGGATGAGGGTGAAGCTCAGGCTCTTCTGGAGGAGTATACGGGCCCGAGATATGTAATAGAGGGGCATGCTACG TCTTTGGTTGGAAAATTACCACGTTACCCTCATCCAGTGGCATCTTCCATATCTAGCAGAATGATGGtagagcttggaatggtaacaGCTGTAATGGCTGCTGCTGCAGTTGTTGTTGGAGGGTTCCTGGCTTCTGCAGTATTTGCTGTTACCAGTTTCGTTTTTGTGTCGACTGTATATGTCGCATGGCCTATAGCCAAACCATTTATTAGACTTTTTCTTGGTCTCATCTTTGGAATTTTAGAGAGAGTATGGGATAATCTTGTTGACTTCTTCAGTGACGGAGGCATTTTCTctaaattttctgatttttacaCTTTTGGTGGTGTATCTTCCAGCATTGAGATGTTAAAACCAATTACAATTGTCCTTTTGACCATGGTCCTTCTTGTCCGTTTCACACTCTCTAGAAGACCTAAGAACTTCAGGAAGTGG GATCTGTGGCAAGGGATTGATTTTTCACGGTCTAAAGCAGAAGCTCGTGTTGAT GGGTCAACTGGAGTTAAGTTTAGTGACGTGGCAGGGATTGATGAAGCAGTAGAGGAACTCCAGGAG TTGGTGAGGTACTTGAAGAACCCAGAACTGTTTGATAAAATGGGAATAAAGCCTCCGCATGGGGTTCTTTTAGAGGGCCCACCTGGATGCGGCAAG ACCCTGGTTGCTAAGGCCATAGCGGGTGAGGCTGGTGTTCCATTTTACCAAATGGCTGGATCTGAATTTGTTGAAGTTTTAGTTGGTGTTGGTTCTGCTCGTATTAGGGATCTATTCAAAAGAGCCAAG GTAAACAAACCGTCAGTTATTttcattgatgaaattgatgcATTGGCTACGAG GCGTCAAGGGATTTTTAAGGAATCTTCCGACCACCTGTATAATGCAGCCACTCAAGAGAGGGAAACTACACTGAACCAGCTCTTAATAGAGCTTGATGGGTTTGATACTGGTAAAGGTGTTATATTTTTAGCTGCTACAAATCGCAGGGATTTGTTAGACCCTGCACTTCTCCGACCAGGTCGTTTTGATCGCAAG ATAAAAATTCGTCCTCCTGCTGCAAAGGGGAGATTGGATATTTTGAAAATCCACGCAAGCAAAGTGAAAATGTCAGAGTCTGTTGATTTGTCCAGCTATGCACAGAACTTACCTG GATGGACGGGAGCAAAGTTGGCTCAGCTGGTCCAAGAGGCTGCACTTGTAGCGGTGAGGAAGGGGCATGAGTCAATTCGTCAGTCGGACTTGGATGATGCAGTTGATAGACTTACTGTAGGACCAAAACGGGTTGGAATAGAGTTAGGTCATCAGGGACAATGTCGTCGATCCACTACTGAAGTTGGAGTTGCAATAACTTCTCATCTGCTTAGGCAATATGAGAATGCAGAAGTTGAATGCTGTGATCGTATCTCAATCATCCCTCGTGGTCAG ACATTATCGCAAGTTGTATTTCATCGACTTGATGATGAATCATACATGTTTGAGCGCCGGCCACAATTGCTGCATCGCCTTCag GTTTTACTTGGAGGGAGGGCCGCTGAAGAGGTCATATATGGACGGGACACATCAAGGGCTTCAGTTGACTACCTTGCTGATGCATCTTGGCTTGCTCGTAAAATTTTAACCAT TTGGAATTTGGAGAATCCAATGGTCATACACGGAGAGCCACCACCTTGGAGGAAGAAAGTTCAATTTGTAGGCCCTCGGCTGGACTTTGAGGGATCACTGTACCACGACTATGACCTAATTGAACCACCAGTGAACTTCAATTTAGACGATGAGGTTGCGAAAAGGACTGAAGAGCTGATACATAATATGTATGACAAAACACTTTCTTTGCTTAAAAGGCACCATGCAGCCTTGCTTAAAACTGTGAAG GTTCTTCTTGAACGCAAGGAAATTAGCGGCGAAGAAATCGATTTTATCTTGAACAAGTACCCTCCACAGACACCCTTAAAGCTTCTTTTTGAGGAAGAAAATCCTGGCAGCCTTAAGTTCATCAAACAGGAACAGGAACAGGAACGTGAGTTAGAGTATGCCCTTCTAACACAATCCAAAGGAGAAACCCTATGA
- the LOC18777213 gene encoding uncharacterized protein slp1 encodes MKKPRNGSLYIKSQSKDTNETFNFQKHNESCNFQKNNDSCKNKNKKNNYSTNKSKSFYELSVSLIFSLWCLVFLFYSKLGLGHGNGGNSAPDNRTTHCPSVHNGEHGDHACSFVENGNGRQTNGMLLDFGSSKSRNDSDVSHNYAISKYSLPETNRLEKLVWSVLGYGDLVCEVHQAQEEQNTNHSGKYLNGRTSHSTYLNFDEFRNITKQEKGQDVPSQLVNITHGLEPDGTEYNYASASKGAKVVAHNKEAKGASNILGKDHDKYLRNPCSVGGKFVIVELAEETLVDAVKIANFEHYSSNFKEFELSGSLSYPADAWSPLGNFVAANVKHAQTFKLTEPKWVRYLKLDLLSHYGSEFYCTLSVLEVYGINAIERMLEDLIVASAESVANKLAEPNATVISSPKEEVGSTDRRTSGEGQNGVRTAGVGIENIEDTQKVNLDVTKNPVTTNKIPATTNKIPEPVMKVRQQPNGRIPGDSVLKILMQKVRSLELNLSVLEEYIKELNRRQGDILPEVGKELLRLSLLLDKTKTEIKDLMQWKENLEKEFTDLESWKAVVSSQVNALARENNMLRLDFENVRKDQASLESKELAVLAVSLFFLCFAILKLVSLQVLTFFRASSQPENACRKSRGWVLMIVSSSMTIFITLICS; translated from the exons ATGAAGAAGCCTCGGAATGGCTCCTTATATATCAAAAGCCAAAGCAAAGACACCAATGAGACCTTCAATTTTCAGAAACACAATGAAAGCTGCAATTTTCAGAAAAACAATGACAGCtgcaagaacaaaaacaagaagaacaacTACAGCACCAATAAGAGCAAGAGCTTCTATGAATTATCTGTGTCTTTGATCTTCTCACTTTGGTGCCTTGTCTTCCTGTTCTACTCTAAACTTGGTCTTGGCCATGGGAATGGAG GGAATTCAGCTCCTGATAACAGAACTACACATTGTCCTAGTGTTCACAATGGTGAGCACGGTGATCATGCATGCTCATTTGTAGAAAACGGAAACGGAAGGCAGACTAATGGAATGCTATTAGATTTTGGTTCGTCTAAGAGCCGTAATGATTCTGATGTATCTCACAACTATGCAATTTCCAAGTACTCACTTCCAGAGACAAATAGGTTAGAAAAATTAGTTTGGAGTGTTTTAGGTTATGGTGATTTGGTTTGTGAAGTACATCAAGCACAAGAAGAGCAGAACACAAATCATTCAGGGAAATATCTGAATGGAAGAACTTCTCATTCCACCTATCTCAATTTTGATGAATTTCGAAACATAACAAAGCAAGAAAAAGGTCAGGATGTGCCTAGTCAGCTCGTTAACATTACCCATGGACTTGAACCTGATGGAACGGAGTACAACTATGCCTCTGCATCCAAGGGTGCAAAAGTGGTGGCTCACAATAAGGAAGCAAAAGGAGCAAGCAACATATTGGGCAAGGATCACGATAAGTACCTGAGAAACCCTTGTTCCGTAGGGGGGAAGTTTGTTATCGTTGAACTTGCAGAAGAGACTCTGGTAGATGCTGTCAAAATTGCAAACTTTGAGCATTACTCTTCTAATTTCAAGGAATTTGAATTGTCAGGTAGTTTAAGCTATCCAGCAGACGCATGGTCCCCATTGGGAAACTTTGTTGCTGCTAATGTCAAGCATGCTCAAACCTTTAAGCTGACAGAACCCAAATGGGTAAGATACTTGAAGTTGGATTTGCTAAGTCACTATGGATCAGAGTTTTACTGCACACTGAGTGTTCTAGAGGTGTATGGTATTAATGCAATTGAGCGAATGCTTGAAGATCTGATTGTGGCGTCTGCAGAATCTGTGGCCAATAAATTGGCAGAGCCTAATGCAACTGTAATATCTTCTCCAAAAGAAGAGGTTGGTTCAACTGACCGGAGGACAAGTGGTGAAGGTCAAAATGGGGTACGAACGGCTGGTGTAGGGATCGAAAACATTGAAGATACACAAAAAGTCAATTTAGACGTTACCAAAAATCCAGTAACTACGAACAAGATTCCAGCAACAACGAACAAAATTCCAGAACCTGTTATGAAGGTAAGACAGCAGCCAAATGGAAGAATTCCTGGTGATTCTGTTCTGAAGATTTTGATGCAAAAGGTGAGGTCACTTGAGCTGAACTTATCTGTGCTGGAGGAATATATCAAAGAATTAAATCGAAGACAAGGGGATATCTTGCCGGAGGTTGGTAAAGAGCTATTAAGATTATCATTGCTTTTGGACAAAACCAAAACGGAGATTAAAGATCTCATGCAATGGAAGGAAAATTTG GAAAAAGAATTTACTGACCTCGAATCATGGAAAGCTGTTGTCTCATCTCAAGTGAATGCATTGGCCAGGGAAAACAACATGTTAAG ACTGGATTTTGAAAACGTTAGGAAAGATCAAGCGAGCCTGGAAAGTAAAGAGCTTGCTGTTCTAGCCGttagtcttttctttttgtgcttTGCCATTCTCAAACTAGTTTCATTGCAAGTTTTGACATTTTTCAGAGCCTCCTCTCAGCCTGAGAATGCGTGCAGGAAAAGTAGAGGTTGGGTTTTGATGATTGTTAGCAGCAGTATGACAATATTCATTACTTTGATCTGTAGTTAG